One genomic window of Haemophilus haemolyticus includes the following:
- the uvrB gene encoding excinuclease ABC subunit UvrB has product MSEKINTKQFILHSDFRPSGDQPQAIEKLAENLTDGLAHQTLLGVTGSGKTFTIANVIAQLNRPAMLLAPNKTLAAQLYAEMKAFFPENAVEYFVSYYDYYQPEAYVPSSDTFIEKDASINDQIEQMRLSATKSFLERRDTIVVASVSAIYGLGDPDSYLQMMLHLQQGAIIDQRQILAKLAELQYTRNDQAFQRGTFRVRGEIIDIFPAESDDRAVRIELFDDEIERLSLFDPLTGSSFGAVPRFTIYPKTHYVTPRERILDAIENIKKELVSRREYFIKEHKLLEEQRISQRTQFDIEMMNELGYCSGIENYSRYLSGRNEGEPPPTLFDYMPSDAILIIDESHVTVPQIGGMYRGDRSRKETLVEYGFRLPSALDNRPLRFEEFERLAPQTIYVSATPGPYELEKSGSEIIDQVVRPTGLLDPVIEIRPVSIQVDDLLSEARQRADKNERVLVTTLTKKMAEDLTDYLDEHGIRVRYLHSDIDTVERVEIIRDLRLGEFDVLVGINLLREGLDIPEVSLVAILDADKEGFLRSERSLIQTIGRAARNLNGKAILYADSITKSMEKAITETNRRREKQSKYNEEHGIVPQALNKKVGELLDIGQGANQKAKANKQRGKMAAEPTALYNAPKNAKEYQQQIKKLEQQMYKFAQDLEFEKAAAIRDQLHQLREQFVFDN; this is encoded by the coding sequence ATGTCTGAAAAAATCAACACAAAACAGTTCATTCTGCATTCCGACTTTCGTCCCTCTGGCGATCAGCCGCAAGCTATCGAAAAATTAGCTGAAAATTTAACAGATGGTTTAGCGCATCAAACTTTGCTCGGGGTAACTGGCTCGGGAAAAACCTTTACTATTGCCAATGTAATTGCCCAATTAAATCGCCCCGCCATGTTACTTGCGCCAAATAAAACCCTTGCAGCCCAGCTTTATGCAGAAATGAAAGCCTTTTTTCCAGAAAATGCGGTGGAGTATTTTGTGTCTTACTATGATTATTATCAGCCAGAAGCCTATGTGCCGAGCAGCGATACTTTCATTGAAAAAGATGCGTCTATTAATGATCAAATCGAACAAATGCGTCTTTCTGCGACGAAATCTTTTCTAGAACGTCGAGATACCATCGTGGTGGCTTCTGTTTCAGCTATTTATGGTTTGGGTGATCCTGATAGCTACTTACAAATGATGTTGCATTTACAACAAGGTGCTATTATCGATCAGCGCCAAATTTTAGCGAAGTTAGCGGAATTGCAATATACCCGCAATGATCAAGCATTTCAGCGTGGAACATTCCGTGTTCGCGGAGAAATTATTGATATTTTCCCCGCGGAATCCGATGATCGTGCAGTGCGTATTGAATTATTTGATGATGAAATCGAGCGTTTAAGTTTATTTGATCCGCTCACAGGCAGTAGTTTTGGTGCTGTCCCACGTTTTACGATCTATCCTAAAACTCACTATGTGACGCCAAGAGAACGTATTTTAGATGCGATAGAAAACATCAAAAAAGAACTCGTATCACGCCGTGAATACTTCATTAAAGAACATAAACTTTTAGAAGAACAACGTATCAGCCAGCGTACCCAATTTGATATTGAAATGATGAATGAATTGGGTTATTGCTCGGGTATTGAAAACTACTCTCGCTATTTGTCAGGCAGAAATGAAGGCGAGCCACCACCAACATTATTCGATTATATGCCCTCTGATGCCATTTTAATTATTGATGAATCTCATGTGACTGTGCCTCAAATTGGTGGGATGTATCGTGGTGACCGTTCTCGCAAAGAAACCTTAGTCGAATATGGTTTCCGATTACCGTCAGCATTAGATAATCGTCCATTACGCTTTGAGGAATTTGAACGTTTAGCCCCACAAACCATCTATGTTTCCGCAACCCCAGGGCCTTATGAATTAGAAAAATCAGGCAGCGAAATCATCGATCAAGTGGTTCGCCCGACTGGTTTACTTGATCCAGTCATTGAAATTCGCCCAGTGTCTATTCAAGTGGATGATCTACTTTCTGAAGCTCGCCAAAGAGCGGATAAAAATGAGCGAGTTTTAGTGACAACACTCACCAAGAAAATGGCGGAAGATTTAACGGATTATTTAGATGAACATGGGATCCGAGTGCGTTATCTACATTCTGATATTGATACCGTAGAACGCGTAGAAATTATCCGTGATTTGCGTTTAGGCGAATTTGATGTATTGGTGGGAATTAACTTATTGCGTGAAGGTTTAGATATTCCGGAAGTGTCTCTGGTGGCGATTTTAGATGCCGACAAGGAAGGATTTTTACGTTCTGAACGTTCTTTAATCCAAACCATCGGCCGAGCTGCACGAAACTTAAATGGTAAAGCGATTTTATATGCGGATAGCATCACAAAATCGATGGAAAAAGCCATCACCGAAACCAACCGTCGTCGTGAAAAACAAAGTAAATACAATGAAGAACATGGTATTGTGCCACAAGCATTAAATAAGAAAGTCGGTGAATTGCTAGATATTGGGCAAGGTGCAAACCAAAAAGCGAAAGCCAATAAACAACGCGGAAAAATGGCAGCAGAACCAACCGCACTTTATAATGCACCGAAAAATGCCAAAGAATATCAACAACAAATCAAAAAATTGGAACAACAAATGTATAAATTTGCGCAAGATTTGGAATTCGAAAAAGCCGCAGCAATTCGCGATCAATTACATCAATTACGTGAACAATTTGTTTTTGATAACTAA